In Notolabrus celidotus isolate fNotCel1 chromosome 8, fNotCel1.pri, whole genome shotgun sequence, a genomic segment contains:
- the arl13a gene encoding LOW QUALITY PROTEIN: ADP-ribosylation factor-like protein 13A (The sequence of the model RefSeq protein was modified relative to this genomic sequence to represent the inferred CDS: deleted 2 bases in 1 codon), with the protein MDVDFLLYKFQRRWWPLCSPFSLQDNMFNLLSNCCTWVSKIQEPIRKVTILVVGLDKAGKTSSIRGMLRVPHGVEGGPTHGCIRHELRVENYLVNLLDVGGSAESRGVWRELSGEAHGIIFVVDSSDRQRIKEVKENLADLLKQPRVAGKPLLVLANKQDKMNALLGSELIEILSLENLVNQSRSLCHIEPCSALMDLRRWSDRKTLRGLRWLLRAVCLDYPELCTRVAQDSRRPLEPREREKNWKTEKIRRKTKGDRMRSSKSDLRQVHRPKEKEKNSKGEGKLQPIRSMLQRETSMKKLTTKKKKKPVKVKESEKDQEAANDQEEDEGNGNEGDQESLGHREKASSALIPPKKNKPKRKPKVKEETLDVPESPENEEKPLKAKGEKKKKKKVVKVKRKNKINTEEMSGAYPQPVDLSATFDLYRKAILALKERQDQGQAE; encoded by the exons ATGGATGTAGATTTTCTTCT GTACAAGTTCCAGAGAAGATGGTGGCCACTGTGCTCACCTTTCTCATTGCaagacaacatgttcaacctgTTGAGCAACTGCTGCACCTGGGTCTCCAAAATACAGGAGCCAATCAG GAAAGTAACCATTCTTGTGGTTGGTCTTGACAAAGCAGGAAAAACATCCTCCATCAGAGGGATGTTAAGAG TACCTCATGGTGTCGAAGGAGGACCCACCCATGGCTGCATCAGACATGAGCTCAGAGTGGAGAACTACCTGGTCAACCTGCTGGATGTTGGAGGATCAGCAGAGTCGAGAGGAGTCTGGAGGGAGCTCAGCGGGGAGGCCCATGGGATCATCTTTGTGGTGGACTCCAGTGACAGGCAGAGGATAAAAGAGGTCAAGGAAAATCTTGCTGATCTGCTGAAGCAACCCAGAGTGGCAGGAAAACCCCTATTAGT ccTGGCCAACAAACAGGATAAAATGAATGCTTTGCTGGGAAGTGAGCTGATTGAGATCCTGTCACTGGAGAACCTGGTCAACCAGAGCCGCTCTCTTTGCCATATT GAGCCTTGCTCAGCCTTAATGGACCTGCGACGCTGGTCGGACAGAAAGACCCTGCGTGGCCTTCGATGGTTGCTGCGTGCTGTGTGTCTGGATTACCCTGAGCTGTGTACTCGTGTGGCCCAGGACAGTAGGAGACCTCTGGAAccgagagagagggaaaagaacTGGAAAACTGAGAAGATTCGCAGAAAAACCAAAGGAGACCG AATGCGATCCAGCAAGTCAGATCTTCGCCAAGTTCATCGGcccaaagagaaggagaaaaattCCAAGGGGGAAGGAAAGCTGCAGCCTATTCGAAGCATGCTGCAAAGG GAGACATCTATG AAGAAGCTGactacaaagaaaaagaagaagccgGTTAAGGTCAAGGAAAGTGAAAAAGATCAAGAAGCAGCAAACGATCAAGAGGAAGACGAGGGTAACGGTAATGAAGGAGATCAAGAAAGCTTAGGTCACAGAGAGAAAGCCAGCAGTGCCCTGATTCCCccgaaaaaaaacaaaccaaagcgTAAACCAAAGGTGAAGGAGGAGACTCTGGATGTGCCGGAATCACCTGAGAATGAGGAGAAGCCGCTCAAAG CCAAaggggaaaagaagaagaagaagaaagttgtcaaagtaaaaaggaaaaacaagatcAACACAGAAGAGATGTCTGGGGCTTACCCTCAACCTGTGGACCTGTCTGCTACCTTTG ATCTTTACCGAAAAGCAATACTGGCTCTGAAGGAACGTCAGGATCAGGGACAGGCAGAGTGA